A genomic segment from Triticum dicoccoides isolate Atlit2015 ecotype Zavitan chromosome 1A, WEW_v2.0, whole genome shotgun sequence encodes:
- the LOC119359244 gene encoding putative germin-like protein 2-1: MASKFFLLALLALSASHALASDPGQLQDFCVADKTSQVFVNGFACKDPMTAVVEDFYFSGLHMVGNTSNKQGSVVTAVNVAQIAGLNTLGVSLARVDYAPYGQNPPHLHPRATEILTVLEGSLYVGFVTSNPENKLFSKVLNKGDVFVFPQGLIHFQSNIENNEAIAIAALSSKNPGVITIANAVFGSKQTISDDILAKAFQVDKNIVDHIQAQF, encoded by the exons ATGGCTTCAAAGTTCTTCCTCCTTGCTCTTTTGGCTTTGTCAGCTTCTCATGCTCTTGCCTCGGACCCGGGCCAGCTCCAGGATTTTTGTGTCGCTGACAAGACATCTCAAG TTTTTGTCAATGGATTCGCATGCAAAGACCCAATGACCGCAGTGGTAGAGGACTTCTACTTCTCTGGCCTCCACATGGTCGGGAACACGAGCAACAAGCAAGGCTCCGTTGTGACTGCAGTTAACGTGGCACAGATTGCCGGGTTGAACACTTTGGGTGTCTCATTGGCGCGTGTTGATTATGCACCTTATGGTCAAAACCCACCGCACCTTCACCCTCGTGCAACCGAGATCCTGACAGTGTTGGAAGGCTCACTATATGTTGGTTTCGTGACTTCGAACCCCGAGAACAAGTTGTTCTCAAAAGTGTTGAACAAAGGGGACGTGTTTGTGTTTCCGCAAGGGCTGATTCACTTTCAGTCCAACATTGAAAACAACGAAGCGATAGCCATTGCGGCGCTGAGCAGCAAGAACCCTGGTGTGATCACCATAGCCAATGCGGTTTTCGGATCCAAGCAAACCATCTCAGATGATATCCTGGCCAAAGCCTTCCAGGTGGACAAGAACATTGTAGACCATATCCAAGCTCAGTTCTAG